From the genome of Hymenobacter sp. PAMC 26628, one region includes:
- a CDS encoding T9SS type A sorting domain-containing protein, with protein sequence MKTTLRLWALLPVLVLLGLPATSWAQTCNQVSRINYTTAPTGDRRTATEQVSGTTYTASGYTPTTAAGPANLFAVDTDAAFYAQVLDWEQDNTGRNPATLPNVSTVTFTFSRPVSNFSITVTDIDRNTTTAGTYTDRVTFDGYAAGSSSPLTLTTANVAAGNTNQFVGSGSTATAGTAPAFKSNAVTGNADSPANAASNVTATFPTPIQKLVVTYENVAPYVNATTSRLQAIGITQMSWCAQADIQTVLTGPTRAQATKTVALSVATTNNGPDLVASITPTVQLPANLSNVTGGTYTASTGLLVLPVLANLASGASVAQAISYTMPATGSVAATSAFTSTANDLVSTNNTSTLTTAQNRPPVASDVTNSPGILSSTTSQTTIASLNASDPDAVAGNTTITSFTIVSLPTPAQGTLYVNSVAATAGQVITVPGTATPGNPGYQLSFVPNGTFGGSAAFTYKATDDVGVSSNTANYSIPVTAGADLATVVNGSTTGVEGQSKSYSATTTNNGPATATNVVQTLLLSNKPAFSTVTVANGGYDPATGLVTFNPTAALASGAQVVNTVTVVVQATPATFNVTAANTSNTADPTPANNNGTAAAATVAVSISPIGPAGTAGPCATPGRDGSPTALAANPNTYYSGGVAASATTTVAQTVLAGAKTLNVAAATGTTLTPIAPGDLLLVIQMQGADINVTNTDAYGDGVPGGFATNNLNNSNFTAGQYEYVVVAPNGGVTTAGGTLTFTTGLKNGYQNADYAAASGAGQRRFQIVRIPQYANLTLGANLVPTAWDGNSGGIIVLDVAGKLAFNGFKIDASGAGFRGGAGRMLAGDKTAPTTLTATDYRALATLNANGMKGEGVAGTPRYVNTGTGVFDTGFEGYGSGSAGRGGPGNGGGGGTDANPTSNDQNTGGGGGGNGSRGGRGGNSWSGNAAVGGETGGAFNPPSSSRLILGGGGGAGSSNNDGGGAGYASSGAAGGGIVLVRTGSVSGFASVLANGGSASNAVLNDGSGGGGAGGSILFTANNTTSLGTLTLAANGGSGGTNTGNGQAHGPGGGGGGGIVLSNAVPAGAAVAGGANGLTAGNIAYGASAGLPGIANTRISNSIANSVAGINCSVDVVATLTAPASAVAAQSVNLTATFANNGGQDASTVTRQVVLSSGSANDPVTSVSAPGSTSISTDGTTGNVTITYPALATLAAGASNSLGITYTAPGTAAVAATATVATASAEPVTSNNTSTASTAITGFADVTSAVSGLASSITGRPTGTYSVAFANNGPAAAANVTRTVQLPSGVSLTAAQLKVVTDQGGTYNSSTNVLDFGTLATLNTRGASIFQFSYTAPDAGGNESIVSTVTTTTAQDASGTKGVAPDVFTLAVANNSAADVATNGITLSATTATPGQQVSFTANFLNNGPGDAVNAVRFVQLNAGLQGVTVSNGGTYDSGTGLVTYAVVPSLTAGATAPSTITFLAPAVGPVVINASITTTGGPGSGVSSGIFGNNAATARVDVTPVADVATGVTGPVSVVAGNLATFSVTTSNNGPSGAAGVVQTVQLPAQLAGVFASKGGLYDAASGVVTFPAAAVLSNGAVLVNTVSFVAPAANFTVSAAVATTTAEASGTTANNTAAAAATVVAPATANLANLFSTLSSSARNVAPGAPETFTVGTGNNGPQAATNVVQQLQLPTGLSGVVASNSGSYNSVTGVVTFPALASLTSGTSVVNTVTFNVPATGPVVASATVSSDTSDPVPADNRITRVVDLTQVADVATTLVGPAAASATEVMNFFVNTINNGPVPATNVVQTVAIPAGLAPADVTVPAGVYDPATGLITFPAVASLGVGEVRTYTYAYTAPAFKSTDSSAPKTIINQAVVTTSTPDGLTANNTASVATAVKWNSDVSVAVDGPTAAVVGNLVVFSVAFTNNGPAPAATVVPSVRIATGLSGVVASGGGTYDASTGIVTFPTISNQAVGVSGTVTNVISLPTPDRPIIGVGAVADVSTTTNDFLLGNNAATIVIPVSAITATQVDLTTVITSSVASQQANKPVTLTVTASNVGTVASAMRQRVILPAGLSSVTAYNPDGTAIPNGRDPNTGLYLGYNPASGMVTFPPVASQAPGTSNIYSIVVADPGNDPLVATAYVNGPYSDPAPANNQQTVNVTIVPAVDVATNVSGPATMLPGARATYQVVTINNGPSPASTVVQTVQLPTSLTGVAVTGGGTYDPASGKVTFPTIATQVVGAAGEVTNSVSFTFPTTTYTVVGTVSTTTTEIANGANNNTSSQATTLANLVPLANTRVNTLQSPMGNTAAATSISSLIGFDPDGSPGSFTITSLPAAAAGVLSLNGTPVGTNQVVSLADVANLTFAPAATFVGNASFNYLTTDNQGAVSAPGIYTIAIGQDNASVFTGTPVKGGTANQYQNGDIIANAFDANGGTYTAAAAVADNGLRTSSVSSGALPAGLQMNPVTGQISVLDRTLLMAGTYPVTITTVDANGGITTQVVPVQIGANPLPVVLTSFTANATGPDAQLKWATAQEQDNAGFQVERSFDGARFEPLGFVAGAGTSSQPSGYAFVDAGVGRQHPGTVYYRLQQLDRFGKASSSPVRTVAFAQAQAQAPSVTLYPNPADAYATLDLTNLPAATYQVGIIDITGRTVQSEELAGGLVHTLSLDALASGSYVVVIRHGNLKIVQHLIKR encoded by the coding sequence ATGAAGACAACCTTACGCTTGTGGGCGCTCCTGCCAGTTTTGGTCCTGCTGGGACTACCAGCTACCAGTTGGGCGCAAACCTGTAATCAGGTAAGCAGAATAAACTACACCACCGCTCCAACGGGCGACCGGCGAACGGCGACCGAACAAGTAAGCGGCACCACGTACACGGCCAGCGGCTACACCCCGACCACGGCGGCCGGGCCGGCCAACTTGTTTGCTGTGGACACCGATGCTGCCTTCTACGCGCAGGTGCTGGACTGGGAGCAGGACAACACGGGCCGCAACCCCGCCACCTTGCCCAACGTGTCCACCGTTACGTTCACGTTTTCGCGCCCGGTTAGCAATTTCTCGATTACGGTAACGGACATCGACCGTAACACGACAACTGCGGGCACTTACACGGACCGCGTGACCTTTGATGGCTACGCGGCCGGCTCGTCTTCTCCGCTGACGCTGACAACTGCCAACGTGGCGGCCGGCAACACCAACCAGTTTGTGGGCAGCGGCAGCACCGCCACGGCCGGCACTGCCCCGGCCTTCAAGTCCAATGCGGTAACGGGCAATGCCGACAGCCCCGCCAACGCGGCTTCTAACGTGACGGCAACTTTTCCCACGCCCATTCAAAAGCTGGTGGTGACGTATGAAAACGTTGCCCCTTACGTGAATGCCACCACCTCCCGCCTTCAGGCCATTGGCATCACGCAGATGTCGTGGTGCGCCCAGGCGGACATTCAGACCGTGCTGACGGGCCCTACCCGCGCGCAGGCCACCAAAACAGTGGCGCTGAGCGTGGCGACGACCAACAACGGCCCTGACCTAGTGGCGAGCATAACGCCTACCGTGCAGCTGCCCGCCAACCTGAGCAACGTAACCGGCGGCACCTACACCGCCAGCACGGGCTTGCTCGTGCTGCCCGTGCTGGCCAACCTGGCCTCCGGCGCCTCCGTGGCCCAGGCCATCTCCTACACCATGCCGGCGACGGGGTCGGTGGCGGCAACTTCGGCTTTCACTTCGACCGCCAACGACTTGGTTTCGACCAACAATACCTCGACGCTTACCACCGCCCAAAACCGGCCCCCCGTCGCCAGCGACGTGACCAACTCGCCGGGTATTTTGAGCAGCACTACCAGCCAGACCACGATTGCTTCGCTTAACGCGAGCGACCCGGACGCCGTCGCGGGCAATACGACGATTACTTCGTTTACCATCGTTTCGCTGCCCACCCCGGCCCAAGGCACGCTTTATGTCAACAGCGTGGCTGCCACGGCCGGGCAGGTTATCACGGTACCTGGCACGGCCACGCCCGGCAACCCGGGGTATCAACTCTCGTTTGTGCCCAACGGCACCTTCGGCGGCTCGGCGGCTTTCACCTACAAAGCCACCGACGACGTCGGCGTCAGCTCGAACACGGCCAACTACAGCATTCCGGTAACGGCGGGGGCCGACCTGGCGACGGTGGTCAACGGCTCGACCACCGGCGTGGAGGGGCAGTCGAAAAGTTACAGCGCCACCACTACCAACAACGGACCGGCCACGGCCACCAATGTGGTGCAAACCTTGCTTTTATCCAACAAGCCGGCGTTCAGCACCGTCACGGTTGCCAACGGCGGCTACGACCCGGCCACCGGTCTGGTCACGTTCAACCCCACGGCGGCACTGGCCAGCGGGGCCCAAGTGGTTAACACCGTCACCGTAGTGGTGCAGGCAACGCCGGCCACGTTCAACGTGACGGCGGCTAACACGAGCAACACCGCCGACCCCACCCCGGCTAACAACAACGGTACGGCCGCGGCGGCGACGGTGGCCGTGTCCATCTCGCCCATTGGGCCGGCCGGGACGGCGGGGCCCTGCGCCACGCCTGGCCGCGACGGTTCGCCCACGGCCCTGGCCGCCAACCCCAACACTTACTATTCGGGAGGGGTGGCCGCATCGGCCACTACCACGGTGGCCCAAACGGTGCTGGCTGGTGCTAAGACGTTGAACGTGGCCGCGGCCACGGGCACCACCCTCACCCCGATTGCCCCCGGCGACCTGCTGTTGGTCATTCAAATGCAGGGCGCGGACATCAACGTGACCAACACCGACGCTTACGGCGACGGGGTTCCCGGCGGCTTTGCCACCAACAATTTGAACAACAGCAATTTCACGGCAGGCCAATACGAATACGTGGTCGTGGCGCCGAACGGAGGCGTTACGACCGCTGGTGGCACGCTCACGTTCACAACGGGGCTGAAAAATGGCTATCAAAACGCCGATTACGCCGCGGCCAGCGGTGCAGGCCAGCGGCGCTTCCAAATTGTGCGCATTCCGCAGTACGCCAACCTGACTCTGGGGGCCAACCTGGTACCCACAGCCTGGGACGGCAACAGCGGCGGCATAATCGTGCTTGATGTAGCGGGCAAACTGGCGTTTAACGGCTTCAAAATCGACGCGTCGGGCGCCGGTTTCCGGGGCGGGGCCGGCCGCATGCTGGCCGGCGACAAAACCGCGCCGACCACCCTCACCGCCACCGACTACCGGGCCCTGGCCACGCTCAACGCCAACGGTATGAAAGGTGAAGGCGTGGCGGGTACGCCGCGCTACGTGAACACCGGCACGGGCGTGTTTGACACCGGCTTTGAAGGCTACGGCAGCGGCAGCGCCGGGCGCGGGGGCCCCGGCAACGGGGGCGGCGGCGGCACCGACGCCAACCCTACCTCCAACGACCAGAACACGGGCGGTGGCGGCGGCGGCAACGGCTCGCGCGGCGGCCGTGGCGGCAACTCCTGGAGCGGCAACGCGGCCGTGGGCGGGGAGACCGGCGGCGCGTTCAACCCGCCCAGCAGCAGCCGCTTGATACTGGGCGGCGGCGGCGGCGCGGGCAGCAGCAACAACGACGGCGGCGGGGCCGGCTACGCCAGCAGCGGCGCGGCCGGCGGGGGCATCGTGCTGGTGCGCACCGGCTCGGTGAGTGGTTTCGCCTCCGTGCTGGCCAACGGCGGCAGCGCCAGCAATGCGGTGCTCAACGACGGCAGCGGCGGCGGCGGCGCCGGTGGCTCCATCCTCTTCACGGCTAACAACACGACCAGCCTAGGTACCCTCACCCTGGCCGCCAACGGCGGCAGCGGCGGCACCAACACCGGGAACGGCCAGGCCCACGGCCCCGGCGGCGGCGGCGGCGGCGGCATCGTCCTCTCCAACGCCGTGCCGGCCGGCGCCGCCGTGGCCGGCGGCGCCAACGGCCTGACGGCGGGCAACATCGCATACGGCGCCAGCGCGGGCCTGCCCGGCATCGCTAACACGCGAATCAGCAACAGCATCGCCAACAGTGTGGCGGGCATCAATTGCAGCGTGGACGTGGTTGCCACCCTCACGGCGCCGGCTTCGGCGGTGGCCGCCCAGTCGGTGAACCTGACGGCGACGTTCGCCAACAACGGCGGCCAGGACGCCAGCACCGTCACGCGCCAGGTAGTGCTGTCGTCGGGCAGCGCTAACGACCCGGTAACCAGCGTGTCGGCCCCGGGCAGCACCAGCATCAGCACCGACGGGACCACCGGCAACGTGACCATTACCTACCCAGCCTTGGCCACCCTGGCCGCCGGCGCGAGCAATTCGCTTGGCATCACGTACACGGCCCCCGGCACGGCGGCCGTGGCGGCCACCGCCACGGTGGCGACGGCTTCGGCGGAACCCGTCACGAGCAACAACACCAGCACGGCTTCGACGGCCATCACGGGCTTTGCCGACGTTACTTCGGCCGTCTCGGGCCTGGCTAGCTCCATCACCGGGCGCCCCACGGGCACGTACTCGGTTGCATTTGCCAACAACGGGCCAGCGGCCGCGGCCAACGTGACGCGCACCGTGCAGCTGCCCAGCGGCGTGAGCCTAACGGCAGCCCAGCTGAAGGTCGTCACCGACCAGGGCGGCACGTACAACAGCAGCACCAACGTGCTTGATTTCGGCACGTTGGCCACGCTTAATACCCGGGGCGCTAGCATATTCCAATTCAGTTACACGGCCCCTGATGCGGGTGGCAATGAATCAATTGTGAGCACCGTTACCACGACCACGGCCCAGGATGCGAGCGGCACCAAGGGCGTAGCCCCCGACGTGTTCACGCTGGCGGTGGCGAACAATTCCGCCGCCGACGTGGCGACCAACGGCATCACGCTGTCGGCCACCACCGCCACACCGGGCCAGCAGGTTTCTTTCACCGCCAACTTTCTCAACAACGGCCCGGGCGATGCCGTCAACGCCGTTCGATTCGTTCAGTTGAACGCCGGCCTGCAAGGCGTTACGGTTTCCAACGGAGGGACTTACGACAGCGGAACGGGCCTGGTGACGTACGCCGTGGTACCGTCGCTGACCGCCGGCGCTACGGCGCCTTCCACCATCACGTTCCTGGCCCCGGCCGTGGGCCCCGTGGTAATCAACGCCAGCATCACCACGACGGGGGGCCCTGGTTCGGGCGTCTCTTCGGGCATCTTCGGCAACAACGCCGCCACTGCCCGCGTCGACGTGACCCCGGTGGCCGATGTGGCCACCGGGGTCACGGGCCCCGTTTCGGTTGTGGCAGGCAACTTGGCTACTTTCTCCGTCACGACGAGCAACAACGGGCCCTCGGGCGCGGCCGGCGTGGTGCAAACCGTGCAGCTTCCGGCCCAGCTGGCGGGTGTGTTCGCCTCCAAGGGCGGCCTGTACGACGCCGCCAGCGGGGTCGTCACGTTCCCAGCCGCGGCCGTGCTTTCCAACGGGGCCGTGCTCGTCAACACCGTCAGTTTCGTGGCGCCGGCCGCCAATTTCACGGTTTCGGCCGCGGTGGCCACCACTACGGCCGAAGCCAGCGGCACAACGGCGAATAACACCGCGGCCGCGGCCGCTACGGTCGTCGCCCCGGCCACTGCCAACTTGGCCAACTTGTTCAGCACCTTATCGAGTTCGGCCCGAAACGTGGCACCGGGCGCCCCGGAAACTTTCACCGTTGGCACGGGCAACAACGGGCCCCAGGCGGCTACCAATGTGGTGCAGCAACTGCAGCTGCCCACCGGCCTTAGCGGCGTGGTGGCGTCGAACAGTGGCTCGTACAACTCGGTAACCGGCGTGGTTACTTTTCCGGCCTTGGCCAGCCTAACGAGCGGCACCTCGGTGGTCAATACGGTCACCTTCAATGTGCCGGCTACGGGCCCGGTGGTGGCCTCGGCCACGGTGAGTTCGGACACTTCGGACCCCGTGCCGGCCGACAACCGGATTACCCGCGTGGTGGACCTCACCCAAGTGGCCGACGTGGCGACGACGCTGGTGGGCCCCGCGGCTGCCTCGGCCACGGAGGTGATGAATTTCTTCGTCAACACGATCAACAACGGCCCCGTGCCCGCGACCAATGTGGTGCAGACCGTGGCCATCCCGGCCGGCTTGGCGCCGGCGGATGTGACGGTGCCAGCGGGCGTTTACGACCCCGCCACGGGCCTCATTACGTTCCCCGCCGTGGCCAGCCTGGGCGTGGGCGAGGTCAGGACCTACACGTATGCCTACACCGCGCCCGCGTTTAAATCGACGGACAGCAGCGCACCAAAAACCATCATCAACCAAGCCGTGGTTACTACCTCGACCCCTGACGGCCTCACGGCCAACAACACGGCTTCGGTGGCCACGGCGGTGAAGTGGAACTCGGATGTATCCGTGGCAGTGGATGGGCCCACCGCAGCGGTGGTGGGCAACCTAGTCGTCTTCTCAGTGGCGTTTACGAACAACGGCCCGGCACCGGCCGCTACCGTTGTGCCCAGCGTGCGCATTGCTACGGGCCTGAGCGGCGTGGTGGCGTCGGGCGGGGGTACCTACGACGCCTCGACGGGCATCGTCACCTTCCCCACCATCTCAAACCAAGCCGTGGGCGTGAGCGGCACCGTGACCAACGTCATCTCCTTGCCAACGCCCGACCGCCCCATCATCGGGGTGGGGGCCGTCGCCGACGTATCGACGACGACCAACGACTTCCTCCTGGGCAACAACGCAGCCACAATCGTCATCCCCGTAAGTGCCATTACGGCCACGCAAGTGGACTTAACCACGGTCATCACATCAAGTGTAGCTTCGCAGCAGGCCAATAAGCCGGTTACGCTAACGGTGACGGCGAGCAACGTAGGTACCGTCGCTTCGGCCATGCGGCAACGGGTAATTCTACCGGCCGGGCTGAGCAGTGTCACGGCTTATAACCCCGACGGCACGGCCATTCCGAACGGGCGGGATCCCAACACCGGCCTGTATCTGGGCTACAACCCGGCGAGCGGCATGGTGACCTTTCCACCGGTGGCCAGCCAAGCGCCGGGCACCAGCAACATCTACAGCATTGTGGTGGCCGACCCCGGCAACGACCCGCTGGTGGCCACGGCCTACGTAAACGGCCCGTACAGCGACCCGGCACCGGCCAACAACCAGCAGACCGTCAACGTGACCATTGTGCCGGCAGTGGACGTGGCCACGAATGTGAGCGGGCCGGCCACCATGCTGCCCGGGGCCCGGGCCACCTACCAGGTGGTAACCATCAACAACGGCCCCTCGCCGGCCAGCACCGTGGTGCAAACCGTGCAGCTGCCAACCAGCCTGACCGGGGTTGCCGTAACGGGCGGCGGTACGTACGACCCGGCTTCGGGCAAGGTAACGTTTCCGACCATTGCCACGCAGGTAGTGGGCGCCGCGGGCGAGGTAACGAACTCGGTGTCCTTCACCTTTCCCACTACTACCTACACGGTGGTGGGCACCGTGAGCACCACCACCACGGAAATTGCCAACGGCGCGAACAACAACACCTCGAGCCAGGCCACAACGCTCGCCAACCTGGTGCCGCTGGCCAACACCCGGGTGAACACCCTGCAAAGCCCGATGGGCAACACGGCCGCTGCCACAAGCATCTCGTCGCTGATTGGGTTTGACCCAGACGGGTCCCCAGGGTCGTTCACCATCACGTCTTTGCCAGCGGCGGCGGCCGGCGTGCTTTCGCTGAACGGTACGCCCGTGGGTACCAACCAGGTGGTCTCGCTCGCCGACGTCGCTAACCTAACTTTTGCCCCCGCGGCTACCTTCGTCGGCAACGCCTCCTTCAACTACCTCACCACCGATAATCAGGGTGCGGTTTCCGCACCGGGCATATACACCATCGCCATTGGGCAGGACAACGCCTCCGTGTTCACTGGTACGCCCGTGAAAGGCGGCACTGCCAACCAGTACCAGAACGGCGACATCATTGCCAACGCGTTTGACGCCAACGGCGGAACCTACACCGCCGCGGCCGCCGTGGCCGACAACGGGCTGCGCACCAGCAGCGTGAGCAGCGGCGCGCTGCCCGCGGGCCTCCAGATGAACCCCGTCACCGGCCAGATCAGCGTGCTCGACCGCACCCTGCTGATGGCCGGCACCTACCCGGTTACCATCACCACCGTTGATGCCAACGGCGGCATAACTACCCAGGTGGTGCCGGTGCAAATCGGTGCGAACCCCTTGCCGGTTGTGCTGACCAGCTTCACGGCCAACGCCACGGGCCCCGACGCGCAGCTAAAGTGGGCCACGGCCCAGGAGCAAGACAACGCTGGCTTCCAAGTCGAGCGCTCCTTCGACGGCGCCCGCTTCGAGCCCCTTGGCTTCGTGGCCGGGGCGGGTACCAGCTCCCAGCCCAGCGGCTACGCCTTCGTCGACGCCGGCGTGGGCCGGCAGCACCCGGGCACGGTCTACTACCGCTTGCAGCAGCTCGACCGCTTCGGCAAAGCCAGCAGTAGCCCCGTTCGGACCGTCGCGTTTGCCCAAGCCCAGGCCCAGGCCCCTAGCGTGACGCTCTACCCCAACCCGGCCGATGCGTACGCCACGCTGGACCTGACCAACCTGCCCGCCGCCACCTACCAAGTGGGCATAATTGACATAACCGGCCGCACCGTGCAGTCCGAGGAGCTGGCCGGGGGCCTGGTCCACACCCTCTCGCTGGACGCCCTCGCCAGCGGCTCCTACGTAGTCGTCATCCGCCACGGCAACCTGAAAATTGTTCAGCATTTGATTAAACGTTAG
- a CDS encoding SDR family oxidoreductase has product MPQTVFITGTSTGIGAATVRLFARHGWQVAATMRNPADAKFGDLPNVRVYALDVTDAAAAPRAIAQAHADFGGLDVLINNAGYGLVGPFEAATDEQIQQQFATNVFGVFAVTRAALPLLRAQQSGVIVNITSVGGRTAFPMNSLYHATKFGLDGFSESLWYELAPFGIRVKVVAPGGVATDFGTRSLQMTIDPADDQAPYVGQVRNVLKAFGERRGAASTAEQIADVIYAAATDGTAQLRYIAGADAQGLLSTKAQMPEGDFMAMIQKSFSGE; this is encoded by the coding sequence ATGCCCCAAACCGTTTTCATCACCGGTACTTCCACCGGCATTGGCGCGGCCACCGTGCGCCTGTTTGCCCGGCACGGCTGGCAGGTGGCCGCCACCATGCGCAATCCCGCCGACGCCAAGTTCGGCGACTTGCCCAACGTGCGCGTCTACGCCCTCGACGTGACCGATGCCGCCGCGGCGCCGCGCGCCATCGCGCAGGCCCACGCCGACTTTGGCGGGCTCGACGTGCTCATCAACAACGCGGGCTACGGCTTGGTGGGGCCCTTTGAGGCCGCCACCGACGAGCAGATTCAGCAGCAGTTCGCCACCAATGTGTTCGGGGTATTCGCCGTGACGCGGGCGGCGCTGCCCTTGCTGCGGGCCCAGCAATCGGGCGTTATCGTCAACATCACGTCGGTGGGCGGGCGCACGGCTTTTCCCATGAACTCGCTTTACCACGCCACTAAGTTTGGGCTCGATGGCTTTTCCGAGTCGCTGTGGTACGAGCTGGCCCCGTTTGGCATCCGCGTGAAAGTGGTGGCCCCGGGCGGCGTCGCCACCGATTTTGGGACCCGTTCCCTCCAAATGACCATCGACCCCGCCGATGACCAAGCCCCTTACGTCGGCCAGGTTCGCAACGTGCTGAAAGCCTTTGGCGAGCGCAGAGGCGCGGCTTCCACCGCCGAGCAGATTGCCGACGTCATCTACGCCGCTGCTACCGACGGCACGGCGCAGCTGCGCTACATCGCCGGGGCCGACGCGCAGGGCCTGTTGTCGACCAAAGCGCAAATGCCCGAAGGTGACTTTATGGCGATGATTCAGAAGAGTTTCAGCGGTGAATAG
- a CDS encoding RNA 2'-phosphotransferase — MEHTVETSPKQRFKFNNDRTQVRASQGHSVAVELCYVPAPPPEILYHGTSVRYQAIIQAEGLRKMARHHVHLSTDVATARAVGSRHGQPVVFAVAAGEMHRARALFYQADNGVWLTDEVPAAYLQATTEPA; from the coding sequence TTGGAGCACACTGTTGAAACCAGTCCTAAGCAGCGGTTCAAGTTCAACAACGACCGCACTCAGGTTCGCGCCAGCCAGGGCCACTCGGTAGCCGTGGAGCTGTGCTATGTGCCGGCACCGCCACCCGAAATACTTTACCACGGCACGTCGGTTCGTTACCAAGCCATTATCCAAGCCGAAGGACTACGGAAAATGGCCCGCCACCACGTGCATTTAAGTACCGACGTGGCGACGGCCCGCGCCGTGGGCAGCCGGCACGGCCAACCGGTGGTATTTGCCGTGGCGGCTGGCGAGATGCACCGCGCCAGGGCCCTATTTTACCAAGCCGATAACGGAGTTTGGCTGACCGATGAAGTACCGGCGGCTTATTTGCAGGCAACCACTGAGCCGGCCTGA
- a CDS encoding RNA 2'-phosphotransferase, translating to MLSEKETIRASKLLSLVLRHEPAQIGIALDEQGWTDVAVGGPRPAAQLRAVGAHC from the coding sequence ATGCTTTCCGAAAAAGAAACCATCCGTGCCAGCAAATTGCTGAGCTTGGTTTTGCGCCACGAGCCCGCGCAAATTGGTATTGCGTTGGACGAACAAGGATGGACCGATGTAGCGGTGGGGGGCCCACGGCCAGCCGCTCAGCTTCGAGCAGTTGGAGCACACTGTTGA
- a CDS encoding type II toxin-antitoxin system YoeB family toxin codes for MAGFWSRRLNDEHRLVYKVTSETIVVIACCDHY; via the coding sequence TTGGCCGGCTTTTGGTCGCGCCGCTTGAATGATGAGCACCGTCTTGTGTACAAGGTGACGAGTGAAACCATTGTAGTCATTGCCTGCTGTGACCATTACTAA
- a CDS encoding 1,4-dihydroxy-2-naphthoate polyprenyltransferase — translation MSPWISAFRPRTLPLALASILTGGFLAKAAGLFDGPVVALAALTTVLLQILSNLANDYGDSQNGADSVHREGPQRAVQSGAITPAQMKRGMYVCGALALASGLLLLWVAFGRTLGAAGLGLFVGFLALGLAAIWAAVNYTAGSRPYGYAGLGDISVFLFFGIVGVCGTYFLQAGALPLAVLLPAAALGCFATAVLNVNNIRDIKSDVLAGKITIPVRLGPRHARRYHWLLVLFGLGCATVFVALTYHSPWQWLFVLAAPLLLFNALQVWQRQESLQIDPLLKQMALSTLVFTVLFGVGQVV, via the coding sequence ATGTCCCCCTGGATTTCCGCGTTTCGCCCGCGCACCTTGCCTTTGGCCCTGGCCAGCATCCTCACCGGCGGCTTTTTGGCGAAAGCAGCCGGCCTGTTCGACGGCCCGGTGGTGGCCCTGGCGGCCCTCACCACTGTGCTGCTGCAAATCCTCAGCAACCTGGCCAACGACTACGGCGATTCGCAAAACGGGGCCGACAGCGTGCACCGCGAGGGGCCCCAGCGCGCCGTGCAGAGCGGCGCCATCACCCCCGCCCAAATGAAGCGCGGCATGTACGTCTGCGGGGCCCTGGCGCTGGCCAGCGGCTTGCTGCTGCTGTGGGTGGCCTTCGGGCGAACACTGGGCGCGGCGGGCCTGGGCCTGTTTGTGGGCTTCCTGGCGCTGGGCCTAGCCGCCATTTGGGCGGCGGTGAACTACACCGCGGGCAGCCGGCCCTACGGCTACGCGGGCCTGGGCGATATTTCGGTGTTCCTGTTTTTTGGCATCGTGGGCGTGTGCGGCACCTACTTTCTGCAAGCCGGGGCCCTGCCGCTGGCCGTGCTGCTGCCCGCCGCCGCGCTGGGCTGCTTCGCCACGGCGGTGCTGAACGTCAACAACATCCGCGACATCAAGTCCGATGTGCTGGCCGGCAAAATCACGATTCCCGTGCGGCTGGGGCCCCGGCACGCCCGGCGCTACCACTGGCTGCTGGTGCTGTTCGGGCTGGGCTGCGCCACGGTGTTCGTGGCCCTCACCTACCACTCGCCCTGGCAGTGGCTGTTTGTGCTGGCCGCGCCGCTGCTGCTCTTCAACGCCCTGCAAGTGTGGCAGCGCCAGGAGTCGCTGCAAATCGACCCGCTGCTCAAGCAAATGGCCCTGAGCACGCTGGTGTTCACGGTGCTATTCGGGGTGGGGCAGGTGGTGTAG